The Papilio machaon chromosome 15, ilPapMach1.1, whole genome shotgun sequence region AAATCATCTTTTGTTTACATGTGAACATTTTCGTAGTTTAACGGTTGAAGAAAGATTAAATAAGGCGAaagagttaaaaatatgttttaactgtTTGCGTCCCGGACATGGTACTAAGCGATGTAGATTAACGCATTGTAAATATTGCAATAGTAAACATAATACGCTTTTGCACACCGAAGAGTCAAAGCCTACTTCATTTCAAGACCCAATGCCTAGTAGTTCTAGTGTAGCGTTGCCTATTaatcattcatcatcatccaTTGCTTTCgccaaagaaaataatatcgtTTTGTCGAGTAATGCTCCTATACAACTTACTACTTCTACGCATGTTTTACTGTCCACAGCTATGGTGAAAGTGATTGACGACAACGGCAACAGCATGGACGCACGGCTTCTACTCGATAACGGCAGTACGGCAAATTTTATAACGCAGTCGCTTTGcagtaaactaaaattatctaCACGTTCCGTAAGTTCTGAAATTAATGGCATTAATAATCAATCGTTAACTAGTACACAAGCTTGCAACTTAACAATCCAGTCCCAATGTTGTAGGTATAAAGCGAATAtagaatgttatattttaccgGAGATAACTAAAATACTCCCTTCTACTATTATAGACATCAGTCAACTTTCGTTGCCCTCAGATCTACATCTAGCTGACCCTTCGTTCAACATACCGTCAGTAATCGACATTCTCGTCGGGGCTGAAGTTTTCTGGGATGTTATATGTACTAAATCAATTAACCTAGGCAAAAACAAACCTAAGTTAGTTGAATCAAAATTAGGTTGGATTGTTACAGGCCAACTACCAATACAGACAACATCAAATTTTACGCATTCTTGTAATTTGTCGATTAGAGATCTTGACAACAATTTGAAAAGGTTTTGGGAACTCGATTCCGTCGCTTCGAGCCACGCCCTGTCTAGTGAAGAACGAGCTTGTGAGGAAAGCTTTAACTTGAATACTATCCGTGACGAAGACGGTCGATTTATTGTAACGAtaccattaaaaaataatactaatgtCTTAGGTGAGTCATATGAAATGGCGCAACGCCGTTTTTTATCATTGGAACGTCGATTTCAACGTAATCCTGTCTTCAAAGAACGATATATAGCATTTATGCAGGAATACGAACGTTTGGGTCATATGACTGAAAACAATACGCGTAATACTTCTGAAGCAGAGTCTAATATCGAATACTTTTTGCCGCACCATGGAGTCATTAATAATGCTAgtacaacaacaaaatttcgTGTAGTTTTTGATGCATCTGCTCCAACCTCGTCCGGGCTATCATTCAACGACATCCAAATGGTAGGACCCACTATACAAGACGATCTTCTTTCGATTTTGTTGCGTTTTCGGCAACATAAGTATGTCatatccggctcgaaggaccatttGTTTAGGCCAAACACAGATGGTTGGTTTTAATGgtttattttggaattaacaaagttgcaaaaagaca contains the following coding sequences:
- the LOC123721728 gene encoding uncharacterized protein LOC123721728; the protein is MVHRASTINNENTVHSFNTFGANEVQQIIATSAQRPPESNFRHQDKGSTVWTGEDKVEIEVCSDKPEDEYEERSKFEERYYALMAQARNLLCRDGAADDGRSVAGSICKQTAMVKVIDDNGNSMDARLLLDNGSTANFITQSLCSKLKLSTRSVSSEINGINNQSLTSTQACNLTIQSQCCRYKANIECYILPEITKILPSTIIDISQLSLPSDLHLADPSFNIPSVIDILVGAEVFWDVICTKSINLGKNKPKLVESKLGWIVTGQLPIQTTSNFTHSCNLSIRDLDNNLKRFWELDSVASSHALSSEERACEESFNLNTIRDEDGRFIVTIPLKNNTNVLGESYEMAQRRFLSLERRFQRNPVFKERYIAFMQEYERLGHMTENNTRNTSEAESNIEYFLPHHGVINNAKNRAWDWEISSCLREHYADRIGL